A region from the Cryptococcus decagattii chromosome 5, complete sequence genome encodes:
- a CDS encoding histone H2A, with protein sequence MSSGGKGKASSEAKSSSRSSKAGLQFPVGRIHRLLKKGNYAQRIGSGAPVYLAAVLEYLAAEILELAGNAARDNKKSRIVPRHLQLAVRNDEELNKLLGSVVISQGGVLPHIMAELLPVKTKGKAKASQEV encoded by the exons ATGTCTTCTGGTGGCAAAGGCAAGGCTTCCTCTGAGGCTAAGTCCTCTTCCCGATCTTCCAAGGCCGGTCTCCAGT TCCCCGTCGGTCGTATCCACCGTCttttgaagaagggcaaCTACGCCCAGCGAATCGGTTCCGGTGCCCCTGTCTACCTCGCAGCTGTCCTTGAGT ACCTCGCCGCTGAAATCCTCGAGTTGGCCGGTAACGCTGCCCGAGACAACAAGAAGTCTCGTATCGTTCCCCGACACCTTCAGCTCGCCGTCCGAAACGACGAAGAGCTCAACAAGCTCCTCGGATCTGTTGTCATCTCTCAGGGTGGTGTCCTTCCTCACATTATGGCCGAGCTCCTTCCCGTCAAG ACTAAGGGTAAGGCCAAGGCTTCTCAGGAGGTGTAG
- a CDS encoding histone H2B, which produces MAPKSVASKAPASQASKAPAAASKAPAKAAKTSAAPKDGAKKRSKKRVESYSSYIYKVLKQVHPDTGISNRAMSILNSFVSDIFERIATEASKLASYNHRSTISSREIQTSVRLILPGELSKHAISEGTKAVTKYSSSK; this is translated from the exons ATGGCTCCCAAGTCCGTCGCTTCCAAGGCTCCTGCTTCTCAGGCCTCCAAGGCCCCCGCTGCCGCGTCCAAGGctcctgccaag GCTGCCAAGACTTCTGCCGCTCCCAAGGACGGTGCTAAGAAGAGGTCCAAGAAGAGGGTTGAGTCTTACTCTTCTTACATTTACAAGGTCCTCAAGCAGGTCCACCCCGACACTGGTATCTC TAACAGGGCCATGTCTATCCTCAACTCTTTCGTCTCCGACATTTTCGAGCGAATTGCCACTGAGGCTTCCAAGCTTGCTTCTTACAACCACCGATCTACCATCTCTTCTCGAGAGATCCAGACCTCTGTCCGACTCATCCTTCC TGGTGAACTCTCCAAGCACGCTATCTCTGAGGGTACCAAGGCCGTCACTAAgtactcttcttccaagtAA
- a CDS encoding histone H3 produces the protein MARTKQTARKSTGGKAPRKQLATKAARKQTTTSAAGGVKKPHRYRPGTVALREIRRYQKSTELLIRKLPFQRLVREIAQDFKTDLRFQSSAVMALQEASEAYLVSLFEDTNLAAIHAKRVTIQPKDLQLARRLRGERS, from the exons ATGGCCCGAACAAAGCAGACTGCCCGAAAGTCCACTGGTGGTAAGGCCCCCAGGAAGCAGC TCGCCACCAAGGCTGCCAGGAAGCAGACTACCACTTCCGCCGCTGGCGGTGTCAAGAAGCCCCACAGGTACAGGCCCGGTACCGTCGCTCTCCGAGAAATCCGACGATACCAGAA GTCTACTGAGCTCCTTATCAGGAAGCTTCCCTTCCAGCGACTTGTTCGTGAAATCGCCCAGGACTTCAAG ACCGACCTCCGATTCCAGTCTTCTGCCGTCATGGCCCTCCAGGAGGCTTCCGAGGCCTACCTCGTCTCCCTCTTTGAGGACACCAACTTGGCTGCCATCCACGCTAAGCGTGTCACCATCCAGCCCAAGGACCTCCAGCTTGCCCGTCGTCTCCGCGGCGAGAGGTCTTAA